The proteins below come from a single Geobacillus thermoleovorans genomic window:
- a CDS encoding RNA-guided endonuclease InsQ/TnpB family protein — protein MYFCIKQQLNGLTKEEYLTLRELCHIAKNMYNVGLYNVRQYYFEHKEFLNYEKNYHLAKTNENYKLLNSNMAQQILKKVNEAFKSFFGLISLAKQGKYDHKAISIPKYLKKDGFHSLIIGQIRIDGNKFTIPYSRLFKKTHKPITITIPPVLLDKKIKQIEIIPKHHARFFEIQYKYEMPEDQRELNDQKALAIDLGLNNFATCVTSDGRSFIIDGRRLKSINQWFNKENARLQSIKDKQKIKGTTRKQALLAMNRNNKVNDYINKTCRYIINYCIENQIGKLVIGYAETWQRNINLGKKTNQNFVNIPLGNIKEKLEYLCEFYGIEFLKQEESYTSQASFFDGDEIPEYNADNPKEYKFSGKRIKRGLYRTKSGKLINADVNGALNILKKSKAVDLSVLCSSGEVDTPQRIRIA, from the coding sequence ATGTATTTTTGTATCAAACAACAGCTAAATGGTTTGACCAAAGAAGAATACTTGACTCTTCGAGAACTGTGCCATATTGCCAAGAACATGTACAACGTCGGATTGTACAATGTCAGACAATACTATTTTGAACACAAGGAATTTCTTAATTATGAGAAAAACTATCATCTTGCAAAAACTAACGAAAACTATAAGCTGTTAAACAGCAACATGGCACAGCAAATTTTAAAAAAGGTCAATGAAGCCTTTAAATCTTTCTTTGGTTTGATCAGTCTTGCCAAACAAGGAAAATATGACCACAAGGCTATCAGTATTCCAAAATATCTTAAAAAAGATGGCTTTCATTCACTGATCATTGGCCAGATTCGTATAGACGGCAACAAATTCACGATACCGTATTCTCGCCTATTTAAAAAGACTCACAAGCCTATCACGATAACGATTCCGCCTGTGTTACTGGACAAAAAGATTAAGCAGATTGAAATCATTCCTAAGCATCATGCCAGGTTCTTTGAGATTCAGTACAAATATGAAATGCCTGAAGATCAAAGAGAATTAAATGACCAAAAAGCACTGGCAATTGATTTAGGATTAAACAATTTTGCCACTTGTGTCACATCAGACGGCAGATCATTCATCATTGATGGGCGGAGATTAAAAAGTATAAATCAATGGTTTAACAAAGAAAATGCCAGACTTCAAAGCATAAAAGATAAGCAAAAAATCAAAGGCACCACTCGTAAACAGGCTTTGCTTGCTATGAATCGCAATAATAAAGTGAATGATTATATCAACAAGACTTGCCGTTACATCATTAACTACTGTATTGAAAATCAAATTGGCAAACTTGTCATTGGCTATGCGGAAACATGGCAACGCAATATTAATCTAGGAAAAAAGACAAATCAAAACTTTGTCAATATTCCTCTCGGTAACATAAAAGAAAAACTAGAATATCTTTGTGAATTTTACGGCATTGAATTCTTGAAACAGGAAGAATCATATACGTCTCAAGCCAGCTTTTTTGACGGCGATGAGATTCCTGAATATAATGCCGACAATCCAAAAGAATATAAGTTCAGCGGCAAACGTATTAAGCGCGGCTTGTATCGAACAAAGTCTGGCAAACTAATTAATGCTGATGTCAATGGCGCATTAAACATCTTAAAGAAAAGTAAAGCTGTAGACCTGAGTGTCTTATGCTCTAGCGGCGAAGTGGACACGCCTCAAAGAATAAGGATTGCTTGA
- a CDS encoding sulfite exporter TauE/SafE family protein, with protein MKKLIVFVFVGFIAQLIDGSLGMAYGVTSSTLLLTFGIAPAVASASVHLAEVVTTAASGASHWKFGNVDRRMAFRLIIPGSVGAFVGACFLSNLPGDLIKPYVSLFLLALGFYIIYRFLVLNGRAPSTPGKQWSNKQLVPLGLVAGFLDATGGGGWGPIATPVLLANKSMEARKVVGTVDTSEFAVALSATLGFVISLGWEQVNWHWVLTLMAGGVVAAPIAAWLVRKLPSHLLGVLVGGLIILTNVRTLLHAWEAPAPVYPTVYGLIVIGWAAAVWLAIRNGRKGKATGRELAS; from the coding sequence ATGAAAAAACTGATCGTTTTTGTGTTTGTAGGATTTATCGCCCAGCTGATTGACGGCTCGCTTGGAATGGCGTATGGCGTCACGTCGTCGACGTTGTTATTGACGTTCGGCATTGCTCCGGCCGTCGCCTCGGCGTCCGTTCATTTGGCGGAAGTGGTGACGACGGCGGCATCTGGCGCTTCCCATTGGAAGTTCGGCAACGTCGACCGCCGCATGGCCTTTAGGCTCATCATTCCCGGGTCGGTCGGCGCGTTTGTCGGAGCATGCTTTTTAAGCAATTTGCCGGGAGATTTGATTAAACCATATGTATCCTTGTTTTTGTTGGCGCTTGGCTTTTACATTATTTATCGATTTTTAGTGTTGAACGGCCGCGCGCCGTCGACGCCCGGAAAACAGTGGTCCAATAAGCAGCTCGTCCCTCTCGGATTGGTGGCTGGCTTCCTTGATGCGACCGGCGGTGGAGGATGGGGGCCGATTGCGACGCCGGTGTTGTTGGCCAATAAAAGCATGGAAGCGCGCAAGGTGGTCGGCACCGTCGATACATCCGAATTTGCCGTCGCGCTGTCGGCGACGCTAGGATTCGTCATTTCGCTTGGTTGGGAGCAAGTGAACTGGCACTGGGTGCTGACGCTCATGGCTGGCGGGGTCGTCGCTGCACCGATCGCCGCTTGGCTTGTGCGCAAACTGCCGTCCCATTTGCTTGGAGTGTTGGTCGGCGGGTTGATTATTTTGACGAACGTCCGCACGCTCCTGCACGCTTGGGAGGCGCCTGCGCCGGTGTATCCGACCGTTTATGGCCTCATCGTCATCGGTTGGGCCGCGGCGGTATGGCTGGCGATCCGAAACGGGCGGAAAGGAAAGGCGACTGGCAGGGAGTTGGCGTCGTAA